In one Lolium rigidum isolate FL_2022 chromosome 3, APGP_CSIRO_Lrig_0.1, whole genome shotgun sequence genomic region, the following are encoded:
- the LOC124695970 gene encoding alanine--glyoxylate aminotransferase 2 homolog 1, mitochondrial-like, whose product MASSLLRRAAASRGRFPSPADVLRRLVSSEAAPEQALPRPPPEMPPFDHRPAPYAGMGGDEILQKRKKFLGPSLFYYYQKPLNIVEGKMQYLYDEQGKRYLDCFGGIVTVSCGHCHPDIVNAVLEQTKLLQHTTTIYLHHAIAEFAEALASKMPGNLKVVYFVNSGTEANELAMLMARLYSGNLSMVALRNGYHGGSAGTIGLTGLQTWKYPIPQGEIHHVMNPDPYRGAFGSDAAAYAKEVEEHINYGSSGRVGGFIAETFQGVGGAVELAPGYLKSVYDTVRKAGGVCIADEVQSGFGRTGSNYWGFQTQDVIPDIVTMAKGIGNGLPLGAVVTTPEIASVMAQKIQFNTFGGNPVCSAGGLAVLKVLDKEKRQAHCADVGAHLVERLKTLQQKHEIIGDVRGRGLMLGVELVTDRTEKTPAKAETAVLVEKLKDLGVLVGKGGLHGNVFRIKPPMCFSKDDADFLVDAMDYAMSGF is encoded by the exons ATGGCCTCCTCGCTGCTtcgtcgcgccgccgccagccgcgGGCGGTTCCCGTCGCCAGCGGACGTGCTGCGGAGGCTGGTGTCCTCCGAGGCGGCGCCGGAGCAGGccctgccgcggccgccgcccgAGATGCCGCCGTTCGATCACCGGCCGGCCCCGTACGCCGGGATGGGCGGCGACGAGATCCTCCAGAAGCGGAAGAAGTTTCTCGGGCCCTCCCTCTTCTACTACTACCAGAAGCCG CTCAACATCGTGGAAGGAAAGATGCAGTACCTGTATGACGAACAGGGCAAGAGGTACCTGGATTGCTTCGGAGGCATCGTCACGGTGTCATGTGGCCATTGCCATCCTGATATCGTCAACGCCGTGCTGGAGCAGACCAAGTTGCTCCAGCACACGACCACCATATACTTGCATCACGCCATCGCAGAGTTTGCCGAAGCACTTGCCTCCAAAATGCCAGGCAACCTCAAG GTAGTGTATTTCGTCAATTCTGGGACTGAAGCTAATGAATTGGCAATGTTGATGGCTCGGCTGTACAGCGGGAATCTCAGTATGGTTGCATTGAGAAATGGATATCACGGTGGGAGTGCTGGAACAATAGGACTGACGGGTTTGCAGACATGGAAGTATCCGATTCCTCAG GGTGAGATTCATCATGTCATGAATCCAGATCCTTACCGTGGAGCTTTCGGGTCTGATGCTGCAGCTTATGCCAAGGAAGTGGAAGAACATATAAACTATGGCAGTTCAGGAAGGGTTGGTGGTTTCATTGCAGAAACTTTCCAA GGTGTAGGAGGTGCTGTTGAACTAGCCCCTGGATACCTCAAGTCGGTCTATGATACTGTCCGGAAGGCTGGTGGTGTTTGTATAGCTGATGAAGTCCAAAGTGGTTTTGGTCGTACTGGAAGTAACTACTGGGGATTCCAGACGCAAGATGTCATCCCTGACATTGTAACAATGGCGAAG gGAATTGGCAATGGTCTACCCTTGGGTGCAGTTGTAACAACTCCTGAGATTGCAAGCGTGATGGCTCAGAAGATCCAATTTAACACATTTGGTGGCAACCCTGTTTGTTCGGCTGGTGGACTGGCTGTGCTGAAGGTTCTCGACAAGGAGAAACGCCAGGCGCATTGCGCAGATGTTGGCGCTCACTTGGTGGAGCGTCTGAAAACTCTTCAGCAGAAGCATGAAA TCATCGGAGATGTTAGAGGAAGGGGACTGATGCTCGGGGTGGAGCTTGTTACCGACAGAACGGAGAAGACACCGGCCAAGGCCGAGACCGCTGTACTGGTTGAGAAACTCAAGG ATCTTGGCGTTCTAGTCGGAAAAGGCGGTCTGCACGGCAACGTTTTCAGGATAAAACCACCGATGTGCTTCTCAAAGGACGATGCAG ATTTCTTGGTGGACGCCATGGACTACGCCATGTCAGGGTTCTGA
- the LOC124694799 gene encoding putative MO25-like protein At5g47540, with amino-acid sequence MTGCLWPCVSGTNAKTAGSGGLFRSKPRSPTELVRHMGELLRFLSEHPEPCGGKLDGKREQKMEDLSRAIRETKFTLYGNGDAEPIAEACSQLTKEFFKENILRLIIVNLPHMDLETQKDVTQVIANLQRQKVDSRIIASDYLEVNQDLLDTLVCGYDNTDIAIHYSSMLRDCIRHQVAARYVLSSQHMKKFFDYIQFPDFNLASDAFKTFKELLTRHKSTAAEFFNKSYDWFFPEFNSKLLQSSNYIIRRQSIQLLGDILLERLNSSVMVRYVSSKENLIVLMNLLREQSKAIQIEAFRVFKLFTANQNKPREIVSILLTNKSKILRFLKDFIIEKEDRLLESDKEQVSMDILAMEL; translated from the exons ATGACGGGGTGCCTGTGGCCGTGCGTATCCGGCACCAATGCCAAGACGGCGGGGAGCGGGGGTTTGTTCAGGTCCAAGCCAAGGAGTCCAACTGAGCTGGTGCGACACATGGGCGAGCTCCTCCGCTTCCTCTCCGAGCATCCGGAACCTTGCGGTGGGAAGCTTGACGGCAAGCGTGAACAAAAG ATGGAAGATCTAAGCAGAGCTATCAGGGAGACGAAATTCACTCTGTATGGAAATGGTGACGCAGAACCGATTGCAGAAGCATGCTCACAATTGACTAAGGAGTTCTTCAAAGAGAATATTCTGCGTCTCATAATTGTTAACCTTCCACATATGGACTTGGAA aCTCAAAAGGATGTAACTCAAGTTATTGCAAATCTGCAAAGGCAAAAGGTGGACTCGAGGATAATTGCTTCTGATTACTTGGAAGTCAACCAAGATCTTTTGGATACATTAGTGTGTGG CTACGATAACACGGACATTGCAATACATTATAGTTCCATGTTAAGGGACTGCATACGTCACCAAGTTGCTGCAAG GTATGTATTATCTTCTCAACACATGAAGAAATTCTTCGATTATATTCAGTTCCCGGACTTCAACCTAGCATCAGATGCCTTCAAGACTTTTAAG GAACTTTTGACAAGGCATAAATCAACCGCTGCCGAATTTTTCAACAAAAGTTATGATTGG TTTTTTCCAGAATTTAACTCAAAGCTGCTACAGTCTTCAAACTATATCATCCGAAGGCAATCTATTCAG CTACTTGGGGACATTCTTCTGGAGAGATTAAATTCATCAGTGATGGTACGCTACGTCAGTTCAAAGGAAAACCTCATAGTTCTAATGAACCTATTAAGG GAACAAAGCAAGGCTATACAAATAGAAGCCTTCCGTGTTTTCAAG TTGTTCACTGCCAATCAGAATAAGCCACGTGAGATCGTAAGCATACTGTTGACAAACAAGAGCAAAATCCTCAGGTTCTTGAAAGACTTCATCATAGAAAAAG AGGATAGGCTGCTCGAGTCTGACAAAGAACAAGTCTCTATGGACATCTTGGCTATGGAGTTGTAG
- the LOC124696181 gene encoding uncharacterized protein LOC124696181, with product MADIALLVSEESEKRAKQVAPGAGEEASKGRGSFEDMAKAWGSWAESAAATASEVKVHVALLVKAEPKTPFSLAAFDGFFSA from the coding sequence ATGGCGGACATAGCCTTGCTGGTGTCGGAGGAGTCCGAGAAGAGGGCCAAGCAAGTGGCGCCTGGCGCCGGCGAGGAGGCTTCCAAGGGCAGGGGGAGCTTCGAGGACATGGCCAAGGCGTGGGGCTCCTGGGCCGAGTCCGCTGCCGCCACTGCGTCGGAGGTCAAGGTGCACGTCGCACTGCTCGTCAAGGCAGAGCCCAAGACCCCGTTTTCCCTGGCAGCCTTCGATGGTTTCTTCTCTGCTTAA
- the LOC124701562 gene encoding nuclear pore complex protein NUP96-like: protein MAVDSMFPVLRASDYFTRPSIDELVEREAADPGYCSRVPGFVVGRVRYGQVKFSGDTDVRGLDLNGIVTFDRHCVEVYGDEAGKPAVGHGLNKAAEVTLRLDLRGLPEAGALVELLRCRAKKQGARFLSFNPVNGNWKFEVDHFSRFGFVDEEEDDVAMDEAVVRQPPVAEVRDPPPNGHQLELSHSLPAHLGLDPAKMQEMRSALFPNDEDDEDMEDGFPSDHRYLSRERMNVDTPDTSAKGPRLRSLSPLHDSSQKFGRRSGMLPRKEPHALLEYHVNSPDPGPSSHGILMSGKNKGFPMRMTKVEGFKLPAEQETPVAGKTYSNCVVDAALFMGRSFRVGWGPNGILLHSGSLVNCPGTGLSSVIHIEKVAADKVVRDEQNKVKDELTELCFSDPMDLHRRLDREILVTESGKFKLKLQKVVASRFILPEICRSYIDIIERQLEISDLSMSSRVLLMHQVTVWELIRVLFSQRAAGNQLEFSGDEDQEGMILDKKEGSADIDLEALPLARRADFSNWLQDSVCHRVQGEVGSLSDARYLEHIILLLTGRQLDTATEIAASRGDVRLAILLSQAGGSMLNRSDVAQQLDMWKINGLDFNYIEEDRLKVYELLAGNVHGALLDSPLDWKRYLGLIMWYQLSPDTSLDILIHSYYQLLGEGKVPNPVPVYIDEGPLEEALQWSPGDRFDISFYLMLLHANQDEKFGLLKTMFSAFSSSYDPLDYHMIWHQRSILEAIGAFSTNDLHVLDLSFVHQLLCLGKCHWAIYVILHMQHVDDAPYIHEKLIREVLSQYCEIWSKDEAQRQYIEELGIPAEWIHEALALYHEYYGDRQGALENYIQCGNWKKAHTIFMTSVAHSLFLSSKHQEIWDITNVLENHKSEIADWDVGAGIYIDYFIIKNSMQEDSTMDDDDSDPLETKNESCQSFFIRLNDSLNIWGSKLPVEARACYSKMAEELCELLMNSPGEGSAPSLYMGCFETMLNAPVPDDHRASYLQEAVSVFTDILCQDSF, encoded by the exons ATGGCTGTGGACTCCATGTTCCCGGTCCTGCGTGCCTCCGACTACTTCACTCGGCCGTCGATCGACGAGCTGGTCGAGAGGGAGGCGGCTGATCCAGGCTACTGCAGCAGGGTTCCAGGCTTCGTCGTCGGGAGGGTGAGGTATGGACAGGTTAAGTTCTCCGGCGACACCGATGTGAGGGGGTTGGACCTGAATGGAATCGTCACGTTTGACCGCCATTGCGTGGAGGTTTACGGGGACGAGGCTGGTAAACCTGCGGTAGGGCATGGCCTTAATAAAGCTGCGGAGGTGACGTTGAGGCTGGATTTGAGGGGGCTTCCAGAGGCCGGCGCCCTGGTTGAGCTTCTGAGGTGCCGCGCGAAGAAGCAGGGTGCTAGGTTTCTCTCTTTCAATCCTGTGAATGGTAACTGGAAGTTTGAGGTCGATCACTTCAGCAGGTTTGGGTTTGtggacgaggaggaagatgatgttgCCATGGATGAGGCGGTTGTTCGACAACCACCGGTTgctgaagtaagagacccacctCCCAATGGACATCAACTGGAGCTTTCACATTCATTGCCTGCTCATCTTGGGCTTGACCCTGCAAAGATGCAAGAGATGCGGTCAGCTTTGTTTCCCAatgatgaagacgatgaagaTATGGAGGATGGCTTTCCATCTGATCACAGATACCTGAGCAGAGAGAGGATGAATGTGGATACACCCGACACTAGTGCTAAAGGTCCGAGGCTGAGGTCTCTGTCTCCTTTGCACGATTCTTCTCAGAAATTCGGAAGGAGATCTGGTATGCTTCCGAGGAAAGAACCACATGCACTGCTGGAATATCATGTAAATTCTCCGGACCCTGGTCCATCTTCTCATGGTATTCTTATGTCTGGAAAGAACAAGGGATTTCCGATGAGAATGACCAAGGTAGAAGGCTTTAAACTGCCGGCCGAGCAAGAAACTCCTGTTGCAGGAAAAACATATTCTAACTGCGTAGTGGATGCTGCTTTATTCATGGGAAGATCATTTCGAGTTGGTTGGGGACCAAATGGCATCCTTCTCCATTCTGGTAGTCTCGTCAACTGTCCTGGAACTGGCCTTTCTTCTGTTATTCACATAGAGAAAGTTGCAGCTGATAAAGTTGTGCGTGATGAGCAGAACAAAGTTAAAGATGAGCTGACGGAACTATGTTTCTCGGATCCAATGGACCTCCACAGGAGGCTTGATCGTGAAATTCTGGTAACTGAGTCCGGCAAATTTAAATTGAAGCTTCAGAAAGTTGTGGCTAGTCGTTTCATTTTGCCAGAAATTTGCAGGTCATATATCGATATCATTGAAAGGCAGCTTGAAATCAGCGACTTATCTATGTCTTCGCGTGTGCTGTTAATGCATCAAGTTACTGTTTGGGAGCTGATTAGGGTCTTGTTCTCTCAGAGAGCAGCTGGTAATCAGTTGGAATTTAGTGGTGATGAGGATCAGGAGGGCATGATTTTGGATAAGAAAGAAGGTTCTGCGGACATAGACCTTGAAGCACTCCCTTTGGCTAGGAGAGCAGACTTTAGCAACTGGTTACAGGACAGTGTTTGTCATCGGGTACAAGGAGAGGTGGGCTCCTTAAGTGATGCCAGGTACTTGGAACATATTATTCTGCTTCTGACTGGTCGACAATTGGACACTGCTACAGAAATTGCTGCTTCAAGGGGTGATGTCCGGTTGGCAATCTTGCTAAGCCAGGCAGGTGGATCGATGTTAAATCGATCTGATGTTGCGCAGCAACTAGATATGTGGAAAATAAATGGTCTGGACTTCAATTATATTGAGGAAGACAGGCTAAAGGTATATGAGTTGCTTGCTGGTAATGTACACGGTGCTTTACTAGATTCACCACTTGACTGGAAAAGGTACCTTGGTTTAATCATGTGGTATCAGTTATCACCAGATACATCACTTGATATTCTAATTCATTCTTATTACCAACTACTTGGTGAGGGCAAAGTTCCAAATCCTGTTCCTGTATACATTGATGAAGGACCTCTCGAGGAAGCACTTCAGTGGTCCCCAGGCGACCGTTTCGACATATCATTTTATTTGATGCTTCTTCATGCCAACCAAGATGAGAAGTTTGGGCTGCTAAAAACTATGTTCAGTGCATTCTCGTCATCGTATGACCCCTTGGACTACCATATGATCTGGCATCAACGCTCTATTCTGGAAGCTATTGGAGCTTTTAGTACAAATGATCTTCATGTACTGGATTTGAGTTTTGTTCATCAGCTACTATGTCTTGGGAAGTGCCATTGGGCTATCTACGTCATTCTGCACATGCAGCATGTGGATGATGCGCCTTACATCCATGAAAAGTTAATCAGGGAAGTTTTGTCGCAGTATTGTGAAATATGGAGCAAAGATGAGGCTCAGAGGCAATATATTGAAGAACTTGGTATACCAGCAGAATGGATACACGAGGCTCTG GCTCTTTATCATGAGTACTATGGAGACCGGCAGGGTGCGCTGGAGAATTACATTCAAtgcggaaattggaagaaagctcATACTATTTTCATGACATCTGTTGCTCATTCCTTGTTTCTGTCAT CAAAGCATCAAGAGATCTGGGACATTACCAATGTATTGGAGAATCACAAGTCTGAAATTGCTGACTGGGACGTTGGTGCTGGAATATACATAGACTATTTCATTATAAAGAACTCTATGCAAGAAGATAGTACcatggatgatgatgattca GATCCACTTGAGACGAAAAATGAATCATGCCAGAGTTTCTTCATCCGGTTAAATGATTCGCTGAATATCTGGGGAAGTAAATTACCTGTAGAGGCGAG GGCATGCTACTCGAAAATGGCAGAGGAGCTCTGCGAGCTTCTAATGAACTCCCCTGGCGAGGGCTCAGCGCCAAGTCTCTACATGGGATGCTTTGAGACGATGCTCAATGCCCCTGTCCCTGATGATCACAGGGCATCCTACCTGCAGGAGGCAGTCTCCGTTTTCACCGACATACTTTGCCAGGATTCATTCTAG
- the LOC124696180 gene encoding uncharacterized protein LOC124696180 produces the protein MADIAMLVADEEFEKRLKRGAPGAGVRSDEASMGKANFGAVNKVWGSWVESATAAASGVKVHVAVLVKADMAEPKAPMAVAAFNGFFSA, from the coding sequence ATGGCGGACATAGCGATGCTGGTGGCCGATGAGGAGTTCGAGAAGAGGCTCAAGCGAGGGGCGCCCGGCGCCGGTGTCAGATCCGACGAGGCGTCCATGGGCAAGGCGAACTTCGGCGCCGTGAACAAGGTGTGGGGCTCCTGGGTCGAgtcagccaccgccgccgcgtccGGGGTCAAGGTGCACGTCGCGGTGCTCGTCAAGGCCGACATGGCCGAGCCCAAGGCTCCGATGGCCGTGGCAGCGTTCAACGGCTTCTTCTCTGCTTAG